From the Deinococcus hopiensis KR-140 genome, one window contains:
- a CDS encoding PAS domain S-box protein: MLFNPAQVRGASVDLNQLLNTMPSMTWCADAEGLTTFVNTDILTFTGRHAQDFLDLRFTQAVHPSDRLRLLECWQMAWQDQNKFSCEFRFERYDGTYHWVRSDARPLLSDDGTLLGWLGNCTLIHDLKVAQERTAVLQELGSLLQTVGTTSAALNIILNRGVTNVGACGGAIGIVRQATNELLLVTEQDCRAATLGVWREISLALSTPGTDTVQSGTAQFFRSRNDLLKQYTGLRTTLETNVQALAVLPLRTDDQTKGVLLLAFDQPQRFDDQERAFLSDLAHLCAQVMERTRLLEDLQRSEQRHRTLFDALPNILWSSTQEGQVLHFNEHWRDFTGLPSQPVGLSWTDAVHPEDRPKILQARNEGLRNGTAYEVEFRLRRHDGAYHWHFCRVTPLRPEQATEEFQWLGYAVHVHDRVMVERTLERSEARLRSLVTATTQIVWTTTPEGELQVPQPDWTSFTGQGPTEYAGWGWNEAVHPEDREVTYRAWSQALKTHQMYEVEHRLRRHDGQYQWFLVRAVPVFEETGELVEWIGIHSNVHQQKRMELHRAQLERLVHESHDLIGMTTLAGRLQYLNPAGQALLGLNEEGVQDTVWSDVLPPEAHQFTRNELVPHVLQAGSWVGDINLRHIPTGQAFPVSTNMFTISDPRTLTPKLVAITARDVRERQAAEAAQRELNALLRQRVEERSREVERLDRFNHHLLDSAGEGVFGLDLTGRITFANRAALKMTGFALEDMLGHFQHDLLHPPRSDGSSTSVPVPLLRESDQEASARSGEAQCQSPAEATFLRKDGSSFPVEYTASPVRGNHGDREGTVVTFRDVTQRQRSQEALLQANRELKRSNQDLEEFAYVTSHDLQEPLRSVASFTELLVRRYGQDDTQAQVYANMILDGVHRMKAIIQDLLTYSRVRAENQQPMQVDLEKVMQVVTQSMHAAIEHSAARISWDPLPTVTGDSSQLTQIFQNLLSNALKFRSGDQVPVVHVGVEKGAEAWLFEVRDNGIGIDAEYFDRIFDVFQRLHRREQYEGTGMGLAIVKRVVDRHQGQLWVTSTVGEGTTFHFTLPIV; the protein is encoded by the coding sequence GGCAGATGGCCTGGCAGGATCAAAACAAATTCAGCTGTGAGTTCCGCTTCGAGCGGTATGACGGCACGTACCACTGGGTTCGCTCGGACGCACGTCCCCTGCTGTCGGATGATGGAACCCTCTTGGGATGGCTTGGGAACTGCACTCTCATTCACGACCTTAAGGTCGCTCAGGAGCGGACAGCCGTCCTACAAGAGTTGGGCTCGCTCTTGCAGACGGTGGGCACGACCAGTGCGGCGCTGAACATCATTCTCAACCGTGGAGTGACCAACGTAGGAGCGTGCGGCGGTGCCATCGGCATCGTTCGTCAAGCCACCAATGAGCTCCTCCTGGTGACGGAGCAAGACTGCCGGGCCGCTACGCTCGGCGTCTGGCGGGAAATCTCCTTGGCGTTGTCCACCCCTGGAACAGATACCGTCCAATCAGGGACGGCCCAATTCTTCCGGTCACGAAACGACCTCCTTAAGCAGTACACTGGCCTTCGTACCACTCTAGAAACGAACGTGCAGGCGTTGGCCGTGCTGCCTTTGCGAACGGACGATCAGACGAAGGGAGTGCTGCTCCTGGCCTTCGATCAACCCCAACGGTTCGATGATCAGGAACGGGCTTTTTTATCTGACCTGGCCCATCTTTGCGCGCAAGTGATGGAACGCACACGGCTCCTTGAAGACCTTCAGCGGAGTGAGCAACGGCACCGGACACTATTTGACGCCCTGCCCAACATTCTCTGGTCCTCAACCCAGGAAGGCCAGGTGCTGCACTTCAATGAGCACTGGCGTGACTTCACAGGTCTTCCCTCGCAACCTGTGGGATTATCCTGGACTGACGCGGTACACCCAGAAGACCGACCGAAAATCCTACAAGCACGCAACGAAGGTCTCCGGAACGGCACGGCGTACGAGGTGGAGTTCCGCTTACGCCGGCATGATGGAGCGTACCATTGGCATTTTTGCCGCGTTACGCCCCTGAGGCCTGAACAGGCCACCGAGGAGTTCCAGTGGTTGGGATACGCCGTTCACGTGCATGACCGGGTCATGGTGGAGCGGACGCTCGAACGGAGTGAGGCGCGTCTACGCTCGCTGGTGACCGCTACCACCCAGATTGTCTGGACCACCACGCCTGAAGGAGAGCTTCAGGTCCCTCAGCCCGACTGGACCTCATTTACGGGACAAGGGCCAACGGAATACGCTGGCTGGGGTTGGAACGAAGCCGTGCATCCTGAAGACCGCGAAGTCACCTACCGGGCGTGGTCGCAGGCGTTGAAGACCCACCAGATGTACGAGGTGGAGCACCGCCTTCGGCGACACGATGGGCAGTACCAATGGTTCCTCGTTCGGGCAGTGCCCGTCTTCGAAGAGACGGGAGAACTCGTGGAATGGATCGGCATTCACTCGAACGTGCATCAGCAAAAACGTATGGAACTGCACCGTGCGCAGTTGGAGCGTCTGGTGCATGAAAGTCATGACCTGATCGGCATGACGACGCTGGCGGGACGGCTCCAGTACCTCAATCCCGCAGGGCAAGCGCTGCTGGGCCTCAATGAGGAAGGCGTACAGGACACCGTTTGGTCGGACGTCCTGCCGCCAGAAGCGCACCAGTTCACGCGAAACGAGCTGGTTCCTCACGTGTTACAAGCGGGCAGCTGGGTGGGCGACATCAACCTGCGGCACATTCCGACGGGTCAGGCATTCCCGGTGAGCACCAACATGTTCACCATCTCTGATCCAAGGACCCTCACTCCAAAGCTCGTCGCCATAACGGCGCGCGACGTCCGTGAACGTCAAGCCGCTGAAGCAGCGCAACGTGAACTCAACGCCCTGCTTCGACAGCGCGTCGAGGAGCGTTCCCGGGAGGTTGAACGGTTGGACCGATTTAACCACCACCTCCTGGACTCCGCAGGAGAAGGGGTGTTCGGACTGGACCTGACAGGACGGATTACATTTGCCAATCGTGCTGCTTTAAAAATGACGGGCTTTGCGCTCGAAGACATGCTGGGGCACTTTCAGCATGACCTGCTGCACCCACCTCGGTCGGACGGAAGCTCTACGTCTGTACCTGTGCCTCTTCTTCGCGAGTCTGACCAAGAGGCCTCAGCGCGCAGTGGAGAGGCACAGTGCCAGAGTCCTGCTGAGGCGACGTTTTTGCGTAAGGATGGTTCTTCTTTCCCTGTTGAGTACACGGCTTCACCCGTCCGGGGGAATCACGGAGATAGAGAGGGTACCGTGGTGACTTTCCGGGACGTCACCCAGCGGCAGAGGTCTCAAGAGGCCCTCTTGCAGGCCAACCGGGAACTGAAGCGCTCTAATCAGGATTTGGAAGAGTTCGCATACGTGACCTCTCATGACCTGCAGGAACCGCTGCGGAGCGTCGCCAGCTTCACCGAGTTGTTGGTCCGCCGGTATGGCCAGGATGATACGCAGGCACAAGTGTACGCAAACATGATTCTCGACGGTGTACACCGTATGAAAGCAATTATTCAGGACTTGCTGACGTATTCCCGGGTCCGTGCCGAGAATCAACAACCGATGCAGGTGGACCTCGAGAAGGTCATGCAGGTGGTCACGCAGAGCATGCATGCGGCTATCGAGCATTCTGCGGCGCGAATTTCTTGGGATCCGCTGCCGACAGTGACGGGGGACTCCAGTCAATTGACCCAGATTTTCCAGAATCTTCTGAGCAATGCCCTGAAGTTTCGTTCAGGAGATCAAGTCCCTGTTGTCCACGTCGGGGTGGAGAAGGGTGCGGAGGCGTGGCTGTTCGAGGTCAGGGACAACGGCATAGGTATCGATGCGGAATACTTCGACCGGATCTTTGATGTCTTTCAACGATTGCATCGGCGTGAGCAGTACGAGGGTACGGGGATGGGCCTGGCCATCGTCAAACGGGTCGTGGACCGCCATCAAGGTCAATTGTGGGTGACGTCTACGGTGGGAGAGGGCACGACGTTTCACTTCACGCTGCCCATCGTGTAG
- a CDS encoding DNA methyltransferase, with product MDATTRSRRGAHYTAVRDILRVTDPVILQPFRREWADVKTQAEALSKKRRGKPASLEVVQAFHTRLGGMTILALTCGSGDFLVVALGRLLDLEQEVRALGAGPFAMPPQVYPRQLRGIEIEVFAHELASVSAWIAFFQWKAAHGGEGETPVLQRLDNIGHRDALLNPDGTEATWPHAEFIIGTPPFLGEKKEGGHTRTALRGATSPDLPRLRSGQ from the coding sequence TTGGACGCCACCACCCGCAGCAGGCGTGGCGCGCACTACACGGCGGTCCGCGACATCCTCCGCGTGACAGACCCTGTGATCTTGCAGCCCTTCCGCCGAGAGTGGGCGGATGTGAAAACGCAGGCAGAGGCTCTGAGCAAGAAGCGGAGAGGCAAACCTGCGAGCTTGGAAGTGGTGCAGGCCTTTCACACGCGCCTGGGCGGGATGACGATCTTGGCCCTCACTTGTGGCAGCGGAGATTTTCTGGTCGTGGCCCTGGGGCGGCTCCTGGACTTGGAGCAGGAAGTCCGGGCACTGGGGGCGGGACCGTTCGCCATGCCACCGCAGGTGTATCCTCGTCAACTTCGGGGGATCGAGATCGAGGTGTTTGCGCACGAGTTGGCCAGTGTGTCCGCCTGGATTGCGTTCTTCCAGTGGAAAGCCGCTCATGGCGGGGAAGGGGAGACGCCGGTGCTGCAACGCCTGGACAACATCGGGCATCGGGACGCCCTGCTCAACCCAGACGGGACGGAAGCAACCTGGCCGCACGCAGAGTTCATCATTGGGACTCCGCCCTTCCTGGGTGAGAAGAAGGAGGGGGGGCACACCAGGACGGCCTTACGCGGCGCAACTTCGCCGGACCTACCGCGGCTGCGTTCAGGTCAGTAG
- a CDS encoding SRPBCC domain-containing protein, giving the protein MSRAARAEITVQAPLERVFELLVDFGAYGRWNPFVVDVTGASRAAEGVQMRFRLLWREGRYIHSDERVTRVQPPADGAALVAWRYESALARWGLLRSERVQTLRRLPNGHTAYTTEEVFHGPAAAFVPVHWVQAGFEAQARAMKDDLSSS; this is encoded by the coding sequence ATGTCCCGTGCCGCCCGCGCTGAGATTACCGTTCAGGCCCCTCTGGAACGGGTCTTTGAACTGCTGGTGGACTTCGGCGCCTATGGGCGCTGGAATCCCTTCGTGGTGGATGTCACGGGAGCCAGCCGCGCTGCCGAGGGCGTGCAGATGCGCTTCAGGCTGCTCTGGCGTGAGGGTCGGTACATCCATTCCGACGAACGGGTCACGCGAGTGCAACCTCCTGCCGATGGCGCGGCGCTGGTCGCCTGGCGTTACGAGAGTGCTTTGGCCCGCTGGGGCCTCCTGCGCTCAGAGCGGGTGCAGACGCTCAGGCGCCTCCCGAACGGTCACACGGCCTACACCACCGAGGAGGTCTTTCACGGCCCGGCAGCCGCATTCGTTCCCGTGCATTGGGTGCAGGCAGGGTTCGAAGCCCAGGCGCGGGCAATGAAAGATGACCTGTCGTCCTCCTGA
- a CDS encoding AAA family ATPase gives MEIEVGKIYTLRELAGGFNVSERTLTRKLEVGELRGYRVGNQWRVRGRDWLEYTGALTGPRVFVVANAKGGAGKSTFATNLAVLRAGEGKRVLLLDLDPQGHLATLLNMPVDPDRTTVQLLNEELRLPRTAPGHRDRWHTLWTDLLQRVPGADEHEALSRLLLVPAHNDLADLERANFHRTKPTEYALREALEALVGLGVEIDEIWIDTPPNLGPLTRNALMAAHYVVSPFAKSDLGLDGLERLMVLVEQYLEFNPYLHVAGLVMNYGNPRTIMHNEIRETIKGRTSLAPFLLESYVSEAERFNQAPRLGVPLVLAEPNSSSAQELRRVLQEVEARVQ, from the coding sequence GTGGAAATTGAGGTCGGAAAGATCTATACGCTTCGCGAACTGGCGGGGGGCTTCAACGTCAGTGAACGCACCCTGACACGCAAACTGGAGGTGGGTGAACTCCGCGGGTACCGGGTGGGGAATCAGTGGCGTGTGCGCGGCAGGGACTGGCTGGAGTACACCGGTGCCTTGACTGGTCCCCGTGTCTTTGTTGTCGCCAATGCGAAGGGAGGCGCAGGCAAATCGACCTTCGCCACGAACCTCGCCGTGTTGAGGGCCGGCGAGGGCAAACGCGTTCTGCTCCTCGACCTTGATCCCCAAGGTCATCTGGCCACCCTTCTGAATATGCCCGTGGACCCAGACCGGACGACCGTGCAACTCCTCAACGAAGAGTTACGTCTCCCCCGAACTGCTCCAGGGCACCGAGACAGATGGCATACCCTCTGGACAGACCTGCTTCAACGTGTCCCCGGTGCCGACGAACACGAAGCCCTGTCCAGACTGCTGCTTGTGCCCGCACACAATGACCTCGCGGATCTTGAACGCGCCAACTTTCACCGCACCAAACCCACCGAGTATGCCCTTCGTGAGGCCCTGGAAGCACTGGTGGGTCTGGGCGTAGAGATCGATGAAATTTGGATCGATACACCGCCCAATCTCGGGCCGCTCACCCGCAATGCCCTCATGGCTGCCCATTACGTCGTTTCGCCCTTTGCAAAGTCTGATCTGGGCCTCGACGGCCTGGAACGCCTGATGGTCCTTGTAGAACAGTATCTGGAGTTCAACCCCTACCTGCACGTTGCAGGACTGGTCATGAATTACGGCAACCCGCGAACCATCATGCACAACGAGATTCGTGAGACCATCAAAGGCAGAACTTCCCTGGCGCCGTTCCTGCTTGAGTCCTACGTGAGCGAGGCGGAACGCTTCAACCAGGCGCCCCGCCTGGGCGTTCCTCTGGTCCTCGCTGAACCCAACAGCAGCAGCGCGCAGGAACTCCGCCGCGTCCTCCAGGAGGTCGAGGCCCGTGTCCAGTAA
- the tnpA gene encoding IS200/IS605 family transposase: MNEFRVLYKSSSNVVYRCIYHVVWTPKYRRPVLVEGVDERLKTILAELAVESGCDLMALEVMPDHVHLLVQVDPQFGIHRFIKLAKGRSSRLLRTEFGWLKSRLPTLWTNSYFCATVGGAPLEIVKQYVESQKNV; encoded by the coding sequence GTGAATGAGTTCCGCGTCCTTTACAAGTCCAGCTCCAACGTGGTCTACCGCTGTATCTATCACGTTGTCTGGACGCCCAAGTACCGACGTCCGGTCTTGGTGGAAGGAGTAGATGAACGGCTGAAAACTATTCTGGCCGAACTCGCTGTGGAGTCCGGTTGCGACCTCATGGCGCTGGAAGTCATGCCGGATCACGTTCACCTGCTCGTGCAGGTTGATCCCCAATTCGGGATTCACCGCTTCATAAAGCTCGCCAAGGGCCGGAGTAGTCGCCTGCTTCGTACCGAGTTCGGCTGGCTCAAGTCTCGCCTGCCTACCTTGTGGACGAACAGTTACTTCTGCGCCACCGTGGGCGGCGCTCCCCTGGAGATCGTCAAGCAGTACGTGGAGAGCCAGAAAAATGTCTAA
- a CDS encoding type IIL restriction-modification enzyme MmeI: MREPVTRDATARIRQLGQTFTAQGVDQAEAAHFLMRVVFSMFSEDADLLSRSLLTRLLKRAREHPERSQTFFQDLFSAMKTGGEFWGEDVRHFNGGLFDSGFALSITREDADALLSAPRWIGHR, translated from the coding sequence TTGCGCGAACCAGTCACGCGGGATGCCACGGCACGCATCCGACAGCTTGGTCAGACCTTCACCGCGCAAGGTGTAGATCAGGCAGAAGCCGCGCACTTCCTCATGCGCGTGGTCTTCTCCATGTTCAGTGAGGACGCCGACCTGCTCTCACGCAGTCTGCTGACCCGGCTCCTCAAGCGCGCCCGCGAGCACCCGGAGCGTTCCCAGACCTTCTTCCAGGACCTGTTCTCCGCGATGAAGACGGGCGGCGAGTTCTGGGGCGAGGACGTACGCCACTTCAACGGTGGACTGTTCGACAGCGGCTTTGCTCTCTCCATCACTCGCGAGGACGCAGACGCCCTGCTTTCGGCGCCACGCTGGATTGGGCACAGGTAG
- a CDS encoding RNA-guided endonuclease InsQ/TnpB family protein — MSKKPRRNVQRFVRKVALPKSDLLDKLSHAAGQLYTQTLVAYWRILRKTGTGKNGRTPVFLSPYGMEKLLPSDPDKLLHSHTCDAVVGNFYASIKSANERKKQGCKDAKYPRRRKWFYKITWKSSGIRLKDGYLTLSTGKGVENLVVPWVHDLPTMVEIGWKKTGGYELRAVYEVGAIQALGDGVAAIDQGELRTATVYDGEKATIYSGRLVKSKSRYRAKVIAKLDAKIARTRKGNGKQPSSRRRKKLIRAKRRVTRQIDHQIRDIQHKQSSHLVSTLHNQGVQTVVIGDIRDIRKSMQYGPKANQPLHNWSFGKFRQMITYKAERLGMQVTLMDEAYTSQTCPACTNRKKPSGRLYACKCGFVCDRDAVGSMNIRAKYLGTFGRPVVGVMSPPVRGVRYRPQFSRHLALNTPRTPCL, encoded by the coding sequence ATGTCTAAGAAGCCCCGCCGCAACGTGCAGCGCTTTGTCCGCAAGGTTGCTCTGCCGAAGAGCGACCTGCTGGACAAACTGTCTCATGCGGCGGGGCAGCTCTATACACAGACCCTCGTTGCCTACTGGCGAATCCTCCGCAAGACGGGGACGGGTAAGAATGGCCGCACGCCTGTCTTCCTCTCTCCGTATGGGATGGAGAAACTGCTTCCCAGCGATCCCGACAAGTTGCTGCACTCCCATACCTGTGACGCCGTCGTGGGCAACTTCTACGCCTCGATCAAGAGCGCGAACGAGCGCAAAAAGCAGGGCTGCAAGGACGCCAAATACCCCCGGAGACGCAAGTGGTTCTACAAGATCACCTGGAAGTCGTCGGGGATTCGCCTCAAGGACGGCTACCTCACTCTTTCCACCGGGAAGGGCGTAGAGAACCTCGTCGTTCCCTGGGTGCATGATCTCCCCACGATGGTGGAGATCGGCTGGAAAAAGACGGGGGGCTACGAGCTGCGGGCCGTGTACGAGGTCGGCGCGATCCAGGCTTTGGGAGACGGCGTGGCAGCCATTGATCAGGGCGAACTCCGGACCGCCACCGTGTACGACGGCGAGAAAGCCACCATCTACTCGGGGCGGCTCGTCAAGAGCAAGTCTCGCTACCGGGCCAAGGTGATCGCCAAGTTGGATGCCAAGATTGCCAGGACCCGGAAGGGGAATGGCAAGCAGCCGAGCAGTCGTCGTCGGAAGAAGCTCATCCGTGCCAAGCGGCGTGTCACCCGCCAGATCGACCACCAGATTCGGGATATTCAGCACAAGCAAAGCAGTCACCTGGTCTCCACGCTGCACAACCAGGGCGTGCAGACAGTCGTCATCGGCGACATCAGAGACATCCGCAAGTCCATGCAGTACGGGCCCAAAGCCAACCAGCCTCTGCACAACTGGTCGTTCGGCAAGTTTCGCCAGATGATCACGTACAAGGCCGAGCGGTTGGGAATGCAGGTCACGCTGATGGATGAGGCGTACACCTCGCAAACCTGCCCCGCCTGCACGAATCGCAAGAAGCCGAGTGGCCGCTTGTACGCATGCAAATGTGGGTTTGTGTGCGACCGGGACGCCGTGGGGTCGATGAATATCAGGGCAAAGTATCTGGGAACCTTCGGGAGACCAGTAGTTGGGGTCATGAGTCCCCCCGTCAGAGGCGTGCGGTATCGCCCGCAATTCTCGCGTCACTTGGCGCTTAACACGCCAAGAACCCCCTGCCTTTAG
- a CDS encoding DMP19 family protein has translation MNEAHTAPTTVLLIAEQRFDVLLGQVLAGYPNRREYVAWFDAKSQRDRHLLAVQGLYSQVCNGGFAQWINNGYAEQDALTLQLARMLPLYPRVQEVQALVDRALAVREADDGTPYLSDEAHDQLDPLDDAFFALSDGFADVFHRYLLVWN, from the coding sequence ATGAACGAAGCGCACACCGCCCCTACCACTGTTCTCCTCATCGCCGAGCAGCGGTTTGACGTCCTGCTCGGTCAGGTCCTCGCCGGGTACCCGAACCGCCGCGAGTACGTCGCGTGGTTCGACGCAAAGTCGCAGCGCGACCGCCACCTGCTGGCCGTGCAGGGCCTGTACTCGCAGGTGTGCAACGGGGGCTTCGCGCAGTGGATCAACAACGGGTACGCCGAGCAGGATGCCCTCACCCTGCAGCTGGCGCGGATGCTGCCCCTCTACCCCCGCGTGCAGGAGGTCCAGGCCCTCGTGGACCGTGCCCTCGCGGTCAGAGAAGCCGACGACGGCACGCCCTACCTGTCCGACGAGGCTCACGACCAGCTCGATCCCCTGGACGACGCGTTCTTCGCCCTCAGCGACGGGTTCGCGGATGTCTTCCACAGGTACCTCCTCGTCTGGAACTGA
- a CDS encoding YojF family protein, whose translation MEAIDRDAVQAELSRRTGTHLYLHLETSTGAYAGLQDKKMPTVAAFVRNVPVCYERGTLTGNGPYRVGLKLPDGWVYAEGLTDWQCDDQDRLLLAGHDDAGALLVGLQLSFMPFHS comes from the coding sequence ATGGAAGCCATTGACCGAGACGCTGTACAAGCCGAGTTGTCCCGCCGAACGGGCACTCACTTGTACCTCCATCTGGAAACCAGTACCGGGGCCTATGCGGGATTGCAGGACAAAAAAATGCCTACTGTGGCGGCATTTGTACGCAACGTCCCCGTCTGCTACGAACGGGGGACCCTCACTGGCAACGGACCTTACCGGGTTGGTCTCAAGTTGCCAGACGGCTGGGTGTACGCCGAGGGCCTGACTGACTGGCAGTGTGATGATCAGGACCGCCTTCTACTGGCAGGCCATGACGACGCTGGAGCACTCCTGGTCGGGCTGCAACTGAGTTTCATGCCGTTCCACTCCTAG
- a CDS encoding ParB/RepB/Spo0J family partition protein → MSSKRGKLAERRVNVGQSSTPITVETSHLERVPATVLDTPEDVVAFWIPVGDVRPSPFQYRYHVDEARLQGLAQSIASQELYQPITVRPVQTGTYEVVLGHRRLEAFKRLGRDAIPAIIREYDDAQAVRALLDENLKRADVNLFEQTEGVIRLLSLELSLQGEGVSTVRRLMEEMRGIKRSGQDLKDPQHLKAGKIVEEVTGMSWESFLINRLSVYRLSSALQEKVRQGMPYSLAVAVGRLDPALQAKALAFVQLADGWRSREEFKIWLQKQKSKTQVPPQVDHARFKKVLRRLEQKEFEPTQAARIAAMLDELEELSK, encoded by the coding sequence GTGTCCAGTAAGCGTGGAAAGCTCGCGGAGCGCCGGGTTAATGTCGGCCAGTCATCTACGCCCATCACCGTCGAGACGTCTCACCTCGAACGGGTTCCGGCAACCGTTCTCGATACTCCTGAGGATGTCGTCGCCTTCTGGATTCCCGTCGGCGATGTTCGTCCGAGTCCATTCCAGTACCGGTATCACGTGGACGAGGCGCGACTTCAAGGACTCGCGCAGAGCATCGCTTCGCAGGAGCTTTACCAGCCGATCACTGTACGGCCTGTTCAAACTGGGACGTATGAGGTTGTCCTTGGACACCGCCGACTTGAAGCGTTTAAACGGTTGGGACGAGACGCCATTCCTGCGATTATTCGCGAGTATGACGACGCTCAAGCGGTGCGGGCTCTCCTCGATGAAAACCTGAAGCGCGCAGACGTCAACCTGTTCGAGCAGACGGAAGGGGTCATCCGTTTGTTGTCCCTGGAGCTCTCCCTTCAAGGCGAAGGCGTTTCCACCGTAAGGCGCCTGATGGAAGAGATGCGTGGAATCAAACGCTCAGGCCAGGACCTGAAAGACCCTCAACATCTCAAAGCGGGAAAAATCGTCGAAGAGGTAACGGGAATGTCGTGGGAGTCATTCCTGATCAACCGCCTCTCCGTGTACCGGCTCTCCTCCGCTTTACAAGAGAAAGTCAGGCAGGGCATGCCTTACTCCCTGGCTGTGGCTGTGGGAAGGCTTGATCCAGCATTGCAAGCCAAAGCGCTCGCATTCGTCCAGCTCGCCGACGGCTGGCGTTCCCGTGAGGAGTTCAAAATCTGGCTCCAGAAACAAAAAAGCAAAACGCAGGTTCCCCCTCAGGTCGATCATGCCCGGTTTAAAAAAGTTCTCCGCCGACTCGAGCAGAAGGAATTCGAGCCCACACAGGCAGCACGCATCGCAGCAATGCTCGACGAATTGGAGGAACTCTCAAAGTAG
- a CDS encoding IS66 family transposase zinc-finger binding domain-containing protein: MSPSPDEVVVLPLTGSCTCGQHWYEVEVRALLARQVQDLPEVQLHVTEYQAEVKVCPRCHQRPQAAFPQDVRGQVHYGPRFQALAVYQGVAQFLPFKRVGDVLETLCGQRPGEGTLALHLNLVASPAC, translated from the coding sequence ATGAGCCCTTCCCCCGATGAGGTCGTCGTGCTGCCCCTCACGGGAAGCTGTACGTGTGGACAGCATTGGTATGAAGTCGAAGTGCGCGCCCTCCTGGCTCGGCAGGTCCAGGACCTGCCGGAAGTCCAGTTGCACGTGACCGAGTACCAGGCCGAAGTAAAAGTGTGCCCCCGCTGTCATCAACGACCACAGGCCGCGTTCCCACAGGACGTGCGTGGTCAAGTGCATTACGGCCCTCGCTTTCAGGCTTTGGCGGTCTACCAGGGTGTCGCCCAGTTCCTCCCCTTCAAACGCGTGGGCGACGTGCTTGAAACGCTGTGCGGTCAGCGCCCCGGTGAAGGAACACTCGCGCTGCACCTCAACCTCGTCGCTTCCCCGGCATGTTGA
- the bshB2 gene encoding bacillithiol biosynthesis deacetylase BshB2 has protein sequence MPDQPILVVFPHPDDETFALGGLLARHAAEGTPLTYLCATRGEAGRNMGHPIVATRETLPEIREAELREACSILGIRDVRLLGFRDRMLEFEALEDLARPVAEALLELRPSRVYTYYPEHGYHPDHDAMSRAVVLAIGGLPADQRPLLLGTVFSEAALAALGEPDEVIPTAAYGETLRAALRAHRTQTAAMMAETERRMAEDEGFRAQVEEARSKMAAKLWVYPMDTNGVRRPPQESPVSA, from the coding sequence ATGCCGGATCAACCCATCCTGGTGGTCTTCCCTCATCCCGACGACGAGACTTTCGCTCTAGGCGGGCTTCTGGCGCGTCACGCCGCAGAAGGCACGCCTCTCACCTACTTGTGTGCAACACGGGGAGAAGCGGGACGCAACATGGGGCATCCTATTGTTGCCACCCGAGAAACCTTGCCTGAAATCCGGGAAGCTGAACTCCGGGAGGCCTGCTCGATCCTGGGCATCCGAGATGTGCGCCTGCTGGGTTTTCGGGACCGCATGCTCGAATTTGAGGCCCTGGAAGATCTCGCCCGGCCCGTCGCAGAGGCACTCCTTGAGCTGAGACCGTCGCGGGTGTACACGTACTATCCGGAACACGGCTACCACCCTGACCATGACGCCATGTCCCGCGCGGTCGTCTTGGCGATTGGGGGTCTTCCCGCCGATCAACGCCCCCTCCTTCTCGGCACCGTATTTAGCGAAGCTGCCTTGGCTGCGTTGGGTGAACCGGATGAAGTGATTCCCACAGCGGCGTATGGAGAGACTTTACGCGCGGCCCTACGAGCACACCGCACGCAGACTGCCGCAATGATGGCCGAAACCGAGCGACGGATGGCGGAAGATGAGGGGTTCCGAGCTCAGGTAGAGGAGGCGAGGAGCAAGATGGCCGCCAAGTTGTGGGTCTACCCCATGGATACAAACGGCGTGCGACGCCCACCTCAAGAATCACCAGTCTCTGCTTGA